A window of uncultured Litoreibacter sp. contains these coding sequences:
- the rpsT gene encoding 30S ribosomal protein S20 encodes MANSPQAKKRARQNERRFAVNKARRSRIRTHLRRVEEAIASGDQAAAAAALKEAQPELMRGVTKGVLHKNTAARKMSRLSSRVKALKA; translated from the coding sequence ATGGCCAATTCGCCACAAGCCAAGAAACGCGCTCGCCAGAACGAGCGTCGTTTTGCCGTAAACAAAGCACGTCGTTCGCGTATCCGTACGCACCTGCGTCGCGTCGAAGAAGCAATCGCCTCCGGTGATCAAGCGGCAGCCGCCGCAGCTCTGAAGGAAGCACAGCCAGAATTGATGCGCGGTGTGACAAAAGGTGTGCTGCACAAAAACACAGCCGCGAGAAAAATGTCACGCTTGTCCTCGCGGGTGAAGGCGCTGAA